CAAGACCGaatatgtataatttaatatttgtgcTCATGCATACATCACTATTTTGGTGTGTTGCCACAACATCACTTTTGTTAGTCCATGTTTGATCATCattgtttactgtttaaaTTGTATTTCATTCTTTACTTTGgttactttcaatttcattaagTCACATccataaacaatttaaaatacttttactCATAATACTTTGAGATTATTTACTTCATGGGCAATATATGCTTGCACTTAAACCTAGCTCACTCATATTTTTATCATCACACATTTAGTCAATTACTTGTCTCTACGTTCAATCCTAAACTCAGCAAGACTCTATTTTGGTATATACTTGAGTCTTAATAGAGAAAACATCGAGTTTAACGCAGagtattcatttttgtttagcAACTAAAAGATGACATGAGGCTATAATTTCATTAACCATACTGAACTCAACAACAATTAAATCCTCAAAGAGTTTAGAACAAAAACTTGTGAGttctgttttttaaattatttaaattcaaattaaaataaaagtatacattattattattattacgaAAAAGGATAAAGAATAGaacatttaacaaaatatttttatttcataaagaaaatgaagtgtaataaattttatcttttactgTAATAATAGTTCATTATTATTGGTTTAAAAATGAACCgcatagatattttttaaactaattctCATTCAATCATTTCAACCAAATCACTTTGCTACCAAAtccttcaaaaagaaaagcgatgtttaacaaaataaaataaataagtgatTTTGTGATGCTGAAATAACTTTGAAAGATGgttcaaaagataaaataggtgaagaagaaaaggcaaatTTTTGGTATCGCATACGACCATTCTATCAATCCACTTTTTGTCCCCCAAATTCAATATACAAACCAATCATATCCCACACATTTATGTCCATTTGTACTTTTAGCAGTTGAAAATAAACTCAATCATAGACTGAAAAGATGGTATGGATGCTTTTTAACACCACCAGTACCAACCCAacaacatataataaaatccaaACTAATTTAACTACGTATGCAACTGCACATATAATAAGCAAGAGAAACAAGCTAGAAGATAAGAGAGTAAATATTagctttacatttttttttaatatttgtgacTGTCTTGTATTTGTACTTGGAGTAATCACATATGAGACACCCTCTTATAACATTTGAGTGTGCATGACTCAATCAGTTAAGCCGTTCGAATCCTCTGCACATGTTAAAgtcaaacaaaaagataattctttccttttcctattGAAATGAAACATCTCGAGCTCCTAGAACAAGAGGACGTGTAAGATTGGATATGGAAGAAATGAATACgaaaaaaaagttcacaaaTTAATACTTCATTGGTTTCAACTATCATATAACAGTTCATAATTAAGGCATTAAAATGTTAGTACAAGAAGGATGAAGGTATTGAGAGTCATGAAGAGATGAGAGGGAAGCCATCACACTTCTAGTTTGGGTGTTCTACTTTTACACAACGGAAAAATTGAATCATAATAATCAAAAGGCTAAGTCCTATTAGTTGTAATCTCAAAGTAGAGTAACATTACAATAAAAGAATTCTTCATGGAGTTGTATCAATCAATCTCAGCCTACATATCTTTCCCAAAGGAGAGATGACAATGTGAAGAAGGCCAATCAAGCAATCGCAAAGCACAAACACGATCAAGAGTCAACTGTCTTTTAGGCTTTTGGTATGCAATCAACCAAACCAGCCGGCTTCAAGACGCTTCAATTTCTATAAATGTTAGTTTAATAATAGTTCCTACAGTTTTCGGAATGTTACCGTTTCAGGAAGGTTAAGCCTTGAGAAGAGTTAATGGGGACTTCACATCATGAAATAAAGCAAAGAATAGAAATCACCTCATCACCGACTCTTTCACAAAGGACCGCCACCAGAACTACAAGATCAAATATGAAAACCAAATGAGATGCCTAAATCAAAGCAGTGACTGAgaaaatgtacaaaatataACTCACACGTATTCGAGGCGAATATTCATGAACCGACGGTTTTCTCTGCTTTGTGATAGAGTAACAGAACCTTCAATTAGTTGGTCTTGTTCAACCTCTAATGGGTCATAGAAATAGACTATGGTCTGCAAAAGAAATCAGATATTCTGCTGACCAAAGGGGAATTAAACTATAAGATTAAGACAACATGATTCGAGCTAAATAATGACTATCTGTGTAAGCTTTGAGCAAACAAGGATCTCCACACACTTCACCGCTTTCCCCAAGCACTCATTTATCATGTTAATACCATATAGTTTTAAGGATGTGAAAAGTGGACTTTagtcaagaaaaaatagtcAAGCAGTGTCAACACATACAGACGCGGACAGACACAGACAAACAATTCTAGTacaaaaatatgtttgatttcTAGATCTTGGTTTTACTTTTGTATCTACGTACACAAGatggaaaaattaatttcaatatttaattttatatttgtatggCTAAAGATTTTTCGACCctacttttcttaatattctttattttaatttatcttgttttctattcagaaaaaaagaatcataaaTGGGAGAAACAACTTCAGTCTTGCACTGAAGATTAcagaagaatttaaaatatgagtcattttcaaatataacaaaacgaaGACTTCTATCTCAATGGCACCAATAGAAGTATACAcgtctatcattgataaaatctaaaattttgctatatttgtaaatatttttaacaagcTTGACACTTACAATAATTCTCCCTCAAATATTGTGTTATAATagtattgttataattaactttgttttaaaaaattgttattattcgTTATAATGGACCTGTTGCCAATGGGTTGGAGGGTCCTCAGGTGCAGTGGACAGTACGAGTGCGTCATTGGGATTTGCACGCTTCTTCCTCTGGCTGCCATCATTCACTTGATTATCATCAGGATTTGATGGAATTAGACCATGCATGGCAGTACCAGGCCCATAAAACTCCACGTCAAACCAGAATGCAAAACCATGCAAGGGAGCTGGAAATTAAGAAGAGTTCTTAATGGCACAggcacaaaattgaaaatcgaAGAACAATATATCAACAGGAAAACTACCCATAACAAGCATAAAATGGATCCATGACATGATAAAAGGATTATTTGGACCCTAAGAAGGCACAAACGATAAATAGTGAAGATGATTAAAACATATCCATATGGTCCAACTTAATGCACGCCATCAATCACACTCCACATTCTACGTAAACAACATAGAAAGCAAGAGGCTATAAGGATTCTCTACAGTGACTTCATATCATATGACAAAACTAAGAAGTTCATGTGTGAATGTACGTGAACACACAAGACAGCAAAGAATGGTCAGAGAGACATTACTCGCATCATTGACTTGAACTTGTAACTTTTTGTGACAGACTCAAGCTCGCTGATTGAAACTGTATAGCAGTCATATGTTTTACCTGTAAAGGtgaacatttttaattactcTAAGTCTGCCAGTAAGGAATCAACTAGTAGTTCTTTCACTATCAAAAGTTGTTCTATCGCTTTGCTTTTACACTAAAGTTCTCATAGTAAGGTTTTAGTCAAGTTGATCCATGCTCTTTCCATCATTAGCTGgactattgaaaataatattaatgagGAGATGCAATCTTTCCTAAATTGCTTCTATGCCATTGGGTGGTTAATCCATCACAAGCACCTATTTGCCTTTTCATGGTTGGAAACTGTGATTAACCATTGATATAATCTATTAAACCACCAaatcacccaaaagcttaaaccAGTGGTTGAgggcaaatttaattatatatcactaccATAATCAAACCTAAACAGAAGGAAACTTGGAGTCCTCACCATTTCGGCCATGTCAAAACATTCTCTCCTGATATTGTTCAATCGATGGCTCTTCAAAAGCGCACTGTTTTGCTAATGGAACATTGCTGACACTGCAACCAACTCCCCCCAGCACCGGagggagaaagaaaagggagttaaaagagaaagaaagagagttaaGTTTATATACTGATTATCaagcaacaaaatttatcaacacAACACGGAACAAATAGCAGAAACACTTCCTCCTTTAGATCTACTACATGCCAAAGAAATGGGTAATTTATAAATGCACAGTTCTATATGGATTGTAACTGAAATAGTTATAAACAACAGGTCTCCCGTGCTCTTTTAGTATGAAAATAAAACGAGATCTccaaagaacaaaacaaaaatttggagctcatataaaagaatatacaaaaatattatgtgcatgtaaataacattttgaatttgaagccAAAGAGAACAACGGATTTACTATTTCCCATGATGAACTAGAGATCAAATTAAATAGATGTTGAAAATGTGTAGGATGTTTATTCAGGAAGAGAAAACACGTGGTAGTTTTGCTTAAATTCTCGTGAAAGAATGAAGGggaaaaactaaacaaaagagagaactTTAAGAAAGGAAacaatcattttataaaagatttaCATATGATTCTTCCTCAACCTTGGATCTAGAATTTATAGAACTACAGACCCTCTTTTTGTCAACAAAAGCACATGAATTTGGACATTCTTACTTTCTCAAGCTtgtctaaaatgaaaatttgtgaatccgtgtatatattattacatCTTACAAATAATGGACATATGTACATCACTACaaagaaaagtgttttttagaaacaacttttactgagaaaaatgaaaaaaaaaaaaaaaaaaaggatacaAAAACTTAAGCCAAAACCACCTTGATCAAAATTGATCTCCTCATCACTTGATCCGACTATATGATACATATTTTAACTGAACATACAAGACCCAAACCACTGAACAAAAATGAGCTTcagtacaaaataaataaataaacgtcTCCTCTtgtttttataactttttcaaagagAGTTTGGTTTCTAACGAAAAATAGtaagtaattgaaaaaaatagagatgaGGTGCTGATAAGTCTATGAATCGATTGAATCGTTCAGTAGGAAATAGGTTAGAGTTTAGATTTCTTTGAGttagtttattgaatattatggatttttagattatttttgttttcaagttcaaCATGTACCTATtcctttctaaaaaaaattaataataaaaataaagatccTTACTATCAATTCCATATCACTGCGCCAGAAATCAATGCTCGCACTGTATCTATCACTGTGAGTAACAGGTGCCATGTACAACTGCAAGCAAGATAGATATAATCAGAACTGTATCTGCCAAGCAACTCAAGCCTTTTAAAGAAagcacatgcacacacacacacaagcacaaCATAAAACAAGCTTTGATTCTCAACATCCAGTTACCCAAAGTTTTAGCACTATTCCTTCATTTTGCACATTACGctgattatttaaattttctcacTTTGATAGCTCTTGCTGTCGTATCAATtgctttcatctttttctattaaagttccatttctcattttcccctttttttacaggaatatata
Above is a genomic segment from Cucumis sativus cultivar 9930 unplaced genomic scaffold, Cucumber_9930_V3 scaffold54, whole genome shotgun sequence containing:
- the LOC116406028 gene encoding probable protein arginine N-methyltransferase 6, with the translated sequence MHGLIPSNPDDNQVNDGSQRKKRANPNDALVLSTAPEDPPTHWQQTIVYFYDPLEVEQDQLIEGSVTLSQSRENRRFMNIRLEYVSGGGPL